The DNA sequence aatcaaaatccTGTTAGCCCATTACCTAAACTAACCCTAATAGCCCAACTACCCAAAATGTTTCAGCAACCCTAACCCCTACCTTGTCTGCCGCCACTCTTCACCAAATGGCCACAAAGATACACCACCAATCGCAGGCCTCACGCGCATCTGACACCACCTGCAAGCATGCAAGCAACAGACAAACAAACAACAagcaaaaaaacaaaaagaagcaGAAAACAAAGAGCAaaaaaacaagaaagaaaaatagataaTAGAAGTAGAATGAGTCGATCTTCAGCTATAAAAGGCCACATTCGACTTCTTTGTTTTTTTACGCATACTAGGCAATCAAAAAGCAATATACCAGCAAAAAAGGTTGATGTTTGGCTTTACTTTTCTTTATCTTCATTTtcgttttttttcatttctttaatattTCATTTTGATTTTAACACAAATCTATTAAGTAAGAGTAGATAtaaaacaagaaaagaaaaggagagaGGAACCTCACCTGAATCGTTCGCTGTTGCGTCGCCGGAGGTCTCCCCTCGGTCGTCGGGACTAAAAAGGGGTGGGGATCTATTTTCCTCGTTTCCTTCTGACTCAAAGAAGGCCAGGCCTTCGAACCCCTCTTGGAACCAGCCGAGCGACTCATTTTGGTGTATCACCACCACCAAACACGGTGGTGGCGCAGGTGGTCATATGTTGAGCAAAATGGGGGCTTAAAACCATAGCAGAGGAATTGAAATGGGGGTGTTTAAAAGTTTTAAACAGCAGAAAAAGAATGAAATCTTTAAAAAAGGAAATTTTTAGCTTAAATGAAAGGAGCAAACAACACCGTTTAGAAAGGAGGGTCCGCATGTCTCCCTTGAATGGGAAATTGCCCACTTTGACCCTTCCCCTTTTCGACCCTTGATTTGATCCTCGATTTGCGTTTTATCCTTTCAAATAGTGCCCAATTATTTTGTTTCATCACGATTTGGTCCCCGACCTAGACAAATTAAATGTTGTGCATAAGGGGTTGGGAAAATTTCCCAACCAATTCCTCGAGGTTTCGCACATTTTAAATAAGTCTATtacccttctttttctttttgaattctttctttaattttatttagattttaatttagtccttttaatattCGTATTCATTTTATTTGAATTTGGACCcttaatttttattgttatttgtaATTTCCCCTTTTCACATCAATCTAAgcctttcttttatttgtttatctTAAACTATTTTCATTTaccttaaattttatatattatcttgTTTTAAATTGTCTTAGATATctgttattttaaattatttcatataCTTTAAATTGCTTTATccattgtttattttaaattaattaaattgtattatttattctaaactgttttattatgtattttaaatttttttgtatatttttacttcaatttctatatgtgtcatccattttctatgtataccctttttaaatgttttgtacgttatctattttaaatttctatctgcataatatttatttttgacttattttattattcatcATAAACTATCTTATATATTGTCTATTTTATAACGCTTTAGTTTTACAtatcattttaaattattatatacatGTTAATCATTTTACATTActtttcatttattcattttggaccttttatatatcattttgaattacttattatttttaaatttacataATGATTATTCTTAAACGCCTTTTCAGATAGggcatttattttcaaattttcatatgTCTTTATCTTAAACTCTTTgtacattgtttattttttatgCATATATTTATGATAAGTTTTTATactatgtatattatttattttgaactcCTTTTTATGTATTatgattttaaacttttcattaatgattttaaattttttatttactttaagcTGCCTTTatagtatttattttaaaatcctttatgtatatattttacatTTAAGACTATCTATTGGTTTGATTCaaatcattttatattattaccTCAATTCGTGTTTATTAAGCTTATTATTTAATTGACATATGTTATGTTATTGCCATTGTGTGTTATAATTGTTCATTCGTATTTCCACTATTGTCATTTGCTTATGTAATACTTTATTCATGTATGcatcatttttttcattatcGCCTTATGAATTAAATTTCGCTACATTTATCCAATAAATCACCTTATTTTAACCTAAATAAATAACACTTGTTGTTTAAATATTACATTCGCTACTattcaaaaatgaaaattttcaaataaggcAATGTTATGCATTTTGAGAtatcgaggaattgtgccctaacttacggggtttcgattttctcgttatttctaaatagaaaaatatccttttcgagttttaaaacacaTGAAATTCTCGTTTAAATTAGAAGACaaccttgtgctcgggaattcatggtattgtgtcctaacttacgggatgtgatactccgatatctcgagataaggaaatctctAAACAAATTGTTTTGAGCTAGTTCAAAGattttaaaatcaatattaaCAAGAGAAGATCGTATTCCAAATCCATTctcgattttcaattttcaacattTAGACACTAATtagtcaatttggtaccaatttttgggcgtgtcgagggtgctaatccttcctcgacgTAACCGACTCGAACCTGTTCTCTTGGATTTAATAGACCAAAATgccgttttagtaaactaaaattgttttattaaaataaaggtgacccgatcacaccaaatcaagatcggtggcgactccctttttaaatttcgttttcaaaatcaagtcgattcccgttttcaaaaaaaatggttttgacattGATCGTTATGCAAGTGAGAATGTGAAAAGCTTCTGGTTGGAAACAAAGTGTAACAGCCTGGGTAAAGAAAAAGAGATTCATCTAAACGGGCATTTGCAGTTGCAATTGAAGTTGGCATTCGACTATAGGGAGCTTATCTTAAGAAGCAGTGGTAATTCGAAAGCTGTTATGAAAGTTTATTTCATTAATTTGCAGATTATTAATGGCCTGTACAGAATTCTGTTGTTTGATGGTAGTACTTTATTCTTCATATGTATTTGCTTGGGCAAAGTTGAAAGAGAAAtacgtttttttttttaaatatacagATGATTATGGTAATATCTCCACGTACAATGTTTAATtcgtaattttattttatgttttgacACTGAAAAGAGGTTAAACATGACAAGTCGTGAAAATCGATCGCATGCAAAAGATCTAAAGattatgatgaaagaagtgtTGGTGAATTTAGTTCTAATTCTGCTGATCAGCTTGGTGCCAAAATGACCATTTCTTTCTTGTTTTACTTTATTCAAATCACCCTGATGGATGCGTGAGATGGAAGAATTATAGCATTTTTAGGTGATTGAGGGGCCGATCTTAAGCTCCAAAACATCTTTTTCCGTGGAAGAGGCACTAGGGCCAGCTCGAAACATGCTGTGGTGAACTGACCTTGGGGAAGGGATACCAGAGGGATGAGCAGCTACATTTACAAGGGCCTTAGTGTTTATGTAACGTGGTGCTGCATGATTCATTGCATTTGCATGCATAAATGGTAAAAAAGCCATCAGTTTCGCTTCTGGTGCCTGTTAAAAACATCATCCATTAGATTGGCAGCATTCCGATGGAATTGGCAAGAATAGGCCCTTACCATGGGTTGAGTAGTCCCGAGATAATAATATGTGGGAAAACTATGAGATTCAGTCAAGGATCTGATTGGACGATCATCCAAGCAATGATGTGGAAATGGTTTGGCGGTCTGAGGTGAACTTCTAGTGGTTTCCTCTGAAGGGAATCCGAAGGACTTGCACTCTGTTAATTAATATACAAACGATAATCAACTGTATATATCTAGTAGTGTCATGTACATGAAAGAACCGGCTACTTGATAATCATAAGTGAAAGAGGGGATTAATTAAGACAATATCTTACGGATCCGAATTCTTGAAATTCCATGTCAAAAAGGCTTGGTCTGCGTTTCTTCTTATCAGTCCCAGCCTGCCTGAGAAAATACTTTTGTGCATGGCTTGCAACTTGCGTTGGGGTCCTAGTGGGAACGAAATTCTTTGAAATTCCTCTCCAGTCACCTTTCCCCAGCTTTCTCAAACCTGCCAAGAAGGTTCTATGCTCCTCTTCAGTCCATGGCTTCCCTAAGCAAAAGGCACAATAATAATTCCCACATGGAGTAAACCCTTTTTTCCCAGATTAGCCACTTGTTTATTCAATCAATAGCAGCCACGTTTCACATATAAGAAATCTCCTATTTATCCAAGTGATTATATTAAATCAACaaattaagaaagaaagaaaggatacCTCTTTTTCTTTCATGGGAGGCTTTGTGTTTCTTAGACTGAATCTGGCCATCAGAAAAATACCCATCATCATCGTTGTTGTTTTCTGCATGAGATTGCAGATTTCCCATGCTAAAACTTTTCTTCATTACATTCTCTTGCTTTTGATACATTGCACCTATCTTAACACCGAAAAGCTTGACACACCCTCCTTTTCCGTTACAACATCTCGAATTGTGAACATAACAAGTTCTCGAATTATGGCCATTGTGTCCACAATGAGAGCACTTTCTCCCTGCTTCTTTCACCATAATCTCTTTTGATCTTTTCCCTTAAATTTATTCCCCCCCTCTCTCCGTCTTGCGAGGCACAAAAAACATTTATTTGGGttatattaagaatatatatataatattgacAAGTGAAAACCAAACCCTTGTTTTTCTCTTTAAACCAAGGTCTCCTGCAAGAATTTTTAGCCGCTTTTATTGTTTTTTTGGCGAATTTAAATCATGAACATGGCAAGATTTCATTTTCTGTATAGAACAGTCAAAACTTATCCAAATTTCATTTTAGAATATTCTTTAAGAGGTAGAGATTTAACTTGTTGTATTATACCAGGGCAAACTTggtttttaaagttatttttttattaatattaaagtTAGATTACCTTCAAGACAGAATGATtgtttaatttaatcaaattatcTTTGCTAAAAGCCCGGTTCGTTCTTCTTAATAAAGCTATAAATAACACTCAGTATGGATTTTTAACATTGCGTAAAATTTGGTCAAAATGATCTAAGTTTTGCTTTTAATGTTTAAGATTTAAGagtaaattaaacacaatttcttTGACTCgtaactgtaatatcctgatttattTGCTTTCAACAAATATAATGATGTGAAATTTCATTttctaataaatttatattagttTATATTCTCGTGTAATACATGAATTAAAaaagttaatatattataattataagttaaaatatgtaataattaCTTAAAGATTTaagaaatatttaaaaatgaacggtatgatttaaaaaaaagttaataatttaaataataacacACATAAAGTCAATAAATAAACGTAAAACTAATAATTTACTTATTCCtagtatatataatttaataacaattgCATCATCATCCACAATTTTCCTCAATAATGTAAAAATATtgtacattaaataaaaaataatctatTATAACTTCTTATTCTTTCTTATTCATGAGTGTTGAGATACCACCAGATAAAAATCAATCATGAAAATATAACAAGATAGTAGAATTAAATAAAGAATCATGTAAAAATTATGTATATTCCTCATAATATTGCTTACCATTTATAATAAGATTATTACAAATTATATCGAGATTCAACATTTGTTGTGGATCATCGAGTTTTATATGCCTCTACGGAGACCCTGATGTGATGGAGTGATGTGTTGTTATACGATTATACGTATAATTGCCTACAGGCTTTGCACTTTAGTGCCTTGGTGTAGTGTAGTTAATGCTCAAACAAGTAATCTGGTATAGTGTAGTTATCCgtgtatttgaatatgtttactTGAGTTCATCAGACTAAATGATTAATGAAAAGTGAAAATGGCATTGGAATGGTATAAGCTAATATCTAATTGGTTAAATGTTGATTTGATTACGAGAATGGTATTGAAATATTGATTTTAAGTGAATTGGttttatatatgtttgaattactATATGATGTGGTTATATGTAAACTCACCTTGATGATATGTGATTTGCCATGTTTAGGCAAACTTTGCCAAGCTAAGTAGCTTGTTATGTTTAAATTCAAAATGAGGTAAATTTTTGTTTAATGcctatgaacttattaagcatacaATATGCTTACCCTGTTGTTTCCCCTTTTCCTTGTAGATTGTCACTTTGCGAAATGTGCAAAGCGGATCTTCCAACAGCTCACACTATCCCATTTTTGAATCAGTAGCTTTTCAATCGTTTAAAGTTCGATTTTGTGGCATGCATATAGATGTTTATATATGTTAACTTGAAATGATAGTTTTAGCTTGAAACCTTTATATTGCATGACATTGGCAATGCTTGTTCGCAAGTTATGGTTGAGTTATGCatggaatgtaacaccccctaacctcaagccgtcaccggaatagggctatgaggcattaccggacttatacactaacatttatacaaaaccgagtcataagttTTACATTCCAGATCAATTCTTATCAAATTTTATCTTAAAGTAATTAATATGGCCCTACGGGGCCCAATATATGTTTTAAAAGTGATTCGGAACTAAACTgacaactttagaaatttttccttaaagataggggcacatgcccgtgtggcctgggacacccccgtgtggcctggaacatgcccatgtggcctacccgtaGGCAGATTCTCGACTTATTCACACGGTAGTGGAACTAACCTATGGCCAATTCGACTTTTCCACATGGCacaggcacacgcccatgtgacttggccgtgtgaaaacataatttttaccattttaaagctattttcacatactaaacacacctaattcatgcctaaaacatttacttataaatcttgatcaaataacattcatcaaacctttcaaacttagcaaattctcattcattcatttcattacctcttaaggattatgcactacatttacattcaaaatataaagatttacaagtgacaaacaccaaacctagtacatgccacatttCTAAAAGATAGGTGCATCACCAAAATTGAACTGAGGTCGGGATTGACTCGGATGCTTGACTGAACTTCAACTTTACCTAACCTGCGTAcgggaaacaaccgtacgctgagtattggAAATACTCAGTGGTTTTATCATAAGTCAaattataacaacaataaaatatcataacatacatagataattagtaaatcatacatacaaatcatacatataaaTTCATACCAAACTATCATATTTCCATTATATCATTTCCAATGATGGATCCAATAAATCATCAATGAGATTTCAAATAACTCATGAACCTTTGATTCATCTCTCAAccacatataattattcaattcacatttcaaatataaacacttcatGAATACTTCATGAATATTCTTTGGTTCATGCCTTCAATCTCTTTACAAATTTCATCTCACATTACATCTTACAATATCACTTTCTCATTTTATTCGATAGCTCGATTAATCtaattcatttgattttattatttcacttattttctctattaacatgactcggactttggcggatacacggatccaaccaaacacaccagaatggagaccaacgcctcatcggatagttcgaagcaaataaATAACGACCAACGTCTCATCGGCTAAGCCAAAGCAAAGTGGCGACCAACGCCttatcgaatctatccgaagtaataatgacacaccaagtgtctcatcgactcgaagtcgaagtatccctgaactcttcctatcctatggcatgtcaactatatccaccctagcccgactagttaatagggtatcaaaatcacatattcatatcactttcactttcagttgatcgtaatcattcgaattcaaaTCATCGCAataacaattcaatcacaatttcaaattcaccacaaatcattatacaattcaatttcacacatGTATACATTCATCAATCAAATCCAATTCAAATATCACTACTTACCTCACGTTCAAATTCCATacacatatattaaaattaaacattttataagaaataacttgaattatgataatacaaaCCGATATTTTTCTCGAGCTAttcctcgatcactttttcctttcccttctcATTCAACGACGGTTGCGGTGCTATGTTAGCTACGAACAATtatacaattaaaatttatcaatacactAACTCATAaatcacattttcactttctatcaaacttttacaaaaattccaatttcgtcctttttccataaccaatctttttctttaacttaatcttcatattttcatttaatcatcTCATTAATAAATTCTAGCTCATAAAATTCatcataaaacataacttttgagCTCCTttaaatttagtccctacttaaacctaacttaaaaatcttttaacaattcactcatttttcacttctaacttaaatTTCTATCAAATTAACACATAAATCCTCAAATTATTCATCTAAataaacatctaaaaattcattaTGTTTCTTCatattaacctcatacatgtagaactttgaattaggattCCATACACATAAAATcaaaaaagaactaaatcaacttaccaatcaagctttaagcccttaaccttcaattttcctttttcttttcttttcttctttctttctctctttcacGTTTCTTTCTCTGTAACTTTCTatactttttcttttgtttctttatttcaatttatttacttaattaatatttaattataaaatatctatataatagcaaataaaataatacatttgtaTTTATACACACATGTACACATGTTACATGTGTTATTTATCACCATACAATTGTCACTATCTCAATTAatagataaaatataataataataataataataagtaaatatcttttacttaataaataagtaaatatatatataacatacatttgtactaataatttaaatacacatgtatttattctCTATCTTACAAATTTCactaatttggtttaattactaatttagtccattgtcattttttctattttataattaatcttttacactctattcaatttaatccttttaataattatttctaattaaactaaattcacctaatcaaaatcTAGTTCAACCCATAACtaaccgtaaatatttttaataaatatttacggactcattttcctaagacggaggccctaaatTCACTTTTCCGTGCCC is a window from the Gossypium arboreum isolate Shixiya-1 unplaced genomic scaffold, ASM2569848v2 Contig00305, whole genome shotgun sequence genome containing:
- the LOC108455236 gene encoding probable transcription factor At5g61620 isoform X1: MVKEAGRKCSHCGHNGHNSRTCYVHNSRCCNGKGGCVKLFGVKIGAMYQKQENVMKKSFSMGNLQSHAENNNDDDGYFSDGQIQSKKHKASHERKRGKPWTEEEHRTFLAGLRKLGKGDWRGISKNFVPTRTPTQVASHAQKYFLRQAGTDKKKRRPSLFDMEFQEFGSSASPSDSLQRKPLEVHLRPPNHFHIIAWMIVQSDP
- the LOC108455236 gene encoding probable transcription factor At5g61620 isoform X2, coding for MVKEAGRKCSHCGHNGHNSRTCYVHNSRCCNGKGGCVKLFGVKIGAMYQKQENVMKKSFSMGNLQSHAENNNDDDGYFSDGQIQSKKHKASHERKRGLRKLGKGDWRGISKNFVPTRTPTQVASHAQKYFLRQAGTDKKKRRPSLFDMEFQEFGSSASPSDSLQRKPLEVHLRPPNHFHIIAWMIVQSDP